From a region of the Helianthus annuus cultivar XRQ/B chromosome 5, HanXRQr2.0-SUNRISE, whole genome shotgun sequence genome:
- the LOC110940963 gene encoding ADP-ribosylation factor, with protein MGQSFTKLFSFMFKKEVKIMMFGLHSAGKTTILYNLKLGKIVTTVPTIGFNVETLEYKNISFSVWDFGAQTMYRLLPIMSHYCQNTQGLIFVVDSTDRDRVDEARDDLHMMLLKEVALKDAVLLVFANKQDLPNAMNAAEITDKLGLHSLGQQKWYVQSASATSGEGLYEGLDWLSNNIDNKV; from the exons ATGGGACAGTCTTTTACCAAGCTATTCAGTTTCATGTTCAAGAAGGAGGTTAAAATCATGATGTTTGGTCTCCATTCAGCTGGCAAAACCACAATTTTGTACAACCTTAAATTGGGCAAAATTGTCACCACTGTCCCTACTATCG GATTCAATGTTGAAACACTTGAATACAAGAACATCAGCTTCAGTGTGTGGGATTTTGGTGCTCAAACCATG TATAGACTACTACCTATAATGAGCCACTACTGTCAAAATACACAAGGTCTTATATTTGTGGTTGATAGCACTGATCGTGATCGTGTGGATGAAGCCAGAGATGACCTACACATGATGCTTCTTAAGGAG GTTGCATTAAAAGATGCAGTGTTGCTTGTTTTTGCCAACAAGCAAGATCTTCCAAATGCAATGAATGCTGCTGagatcactgacaaacttggtctGCATTCTCTCGGACAACAAAAATG GTATGTCCAGAGCGCGTCTGCCACCTCTGGTGAAGGTCTATACGAGGGACTGGATTGGCTTTCTAACAACATTGATAACAAG GTTTAA